In a genomic window of Mucilaginibacter sp. KACC 22063:
- the bla gene encoding subclass B3 metallo-beta-lactamase, with protein MKKILLILFLLSAHIFANAQKVYEPDTHKHPEWSKPFPPFRIAGNLYYVGTTDLACYLIVTPKGNILINTGLASSQPLIKKSIETLGFKLTDTKILLTTQAHFDHLGAMAAIKQLTGAKMMVNEGDAAVVADGGRSDYELTGNVCVFKPIKIDRVLHNGDSIVLGGTKLTILNHPGHTKGSCSYIFNVKDNKRSYRVLIANMPTIVTDKKFKDVTTYPNIAKDYAYTLNAMKHLKFDIWMASHGVQFDLVEKHKPGSPYNPLAFADKKTYYDELNELQADYDKKLAEQ; from the coding sequence ATGAAAAAGATTTTGCTGATCCTCTTTTTATTGTCTGCACACATTTTTGCCAATGCTCAAAAAGTTTATGAGCCTGACACCCATAAGCACCCCGAATGGTCAAAACCCTTTCCGCCGTTCCGTATTGCCGGCAATCTTTATTATGTAGGCACCACTGACCTGGCATGCTATCTTATTGTAACCCCTAAAGGCAATATACTGATCAATACCGGGCTGGCATCATCTCAACCACTGATCAAGAAAAGCATCGAAACGCTCGGCTTTAAACTTACTGATACCAAAATACTATTGACTACCCAGGCACACTTTGACCATCTTGGCGCTATGGCGGCCATAAAGCAACTAACGGGCGCTAAAATGATGGTAAATGAAGGCGATGCTGCGGTAGTAGCAGACGGCGGCCGCTCTGACTATGAACTTACAGGTAATGTTTGTGTATTTAAACCGATAAAGATTGACCGCGTTTTGCACAATGGTGATAGCATTGTGTTAGGCGGCACAAAACTGACGATACTGAACCATCCCGGGCATACTAAAGGCTCTTGCAGCTATATATTCAATGTAAAAGATAACAAGCGAAGCTATAGAGTACTTATTGCCAACATGCCTACAATAGTAACCGACAAAAAATTTAAGGATGTTACTACTTATCCTAACATTGCTAAAGATTATGCCTATACCCTTAATGCCATGAAGCATTTAAAATTTGATATCTGGATGGCTTCGCATGGTGTGCAGTTTGACCTTGTTGAAAAGCATAAACCCGGCAGCCCATACAATCCCTTAGCTTTTGCAGACAAGAAAACTTACTACGATGAACTTAATGAACTGCAAGCTGATTACGACAAGAAGCTGGCAGAGCAATAA
- a CDS encoding DUF5009 domain-containing protein — protein MNNVYDRVRSIDAFRAVTMFLMIFVNDLDGVPKTPSWLKHAAENADALGFADTIFPAFLFIVGLSIPFAFENRIKRGDHRIPARIITRSFALIFIGFYHANMETYNEAIAILPKPVWESLLTFSFFFIFLDYSHFSKVKRYLLQGFGIALLVAMSVLYKTTDPGQTWLHLTWWGILGLIGWAYLLCALIYYYSGGVLWVQAAAWIFFLFFNLDFHFGLLDFLAPVQKYAWIAGNGAMQAFTMAGIVVSVMYMRLKENKDIQLLWIGMILLAFILFNLGIIVRYFSGGISKAHDTPSWVFICTGFSLIAYAFFAFLVDFKHKYKWASIIEPAGKQTFTCYLVPFIFYPIYEMTNLGYPEYLSQGTGGLIKCLIFSFLMIWLTGLLNKIGIKLKI, from the coding sequence ATGAATAACGTATATGACCGGGTGCGTTCCATTGACGCCTTTCGGGCTGTTACAATGTTCCTGATGATCTTTGTGAATGATCTTGACGGAGTACCTAAAACGCCCTCTTGGCTTAAACATGCCGCTGAAAATGCCGACGCACTTGGATTTGCCGATACTATTTTTCCTGCTTTCCTTTTCATTGTAGGATTATCCATTCCATTTGCTTTTGAAAACCGCATCAAACGCGGCGATCATCGCATACCTGCAAGAATTATTACCCGGTCCTTTGCTTTGATCTTTATAGGCTTTTACCATGCCAACATGGAAACCTATAACGAAGCTATAGCCATATTACCCAAGCCCGTATGGGAGAGCCTACTTACCTTCAGTTTCTTCTTTATATTTCTTGATTACAGCCACTTTAGTAAGGTTAAACGCTATTTGCTGCAAGGCTTTGGTATTGCATTGCTGGTAGCTATGTCTGTTTTATACAAAACAACCGATCCCGGCCAAACCTGGCTGCACCTTACCTGGTGGGGTATTTTGGGACTTATCGGATGGGCATACCTGTTATGCGCGCTTATTTACTACTACTCTGGCGGAGTATTATGGGTGCAGGCAGCTGCCTGGATCTTCTTCCTGTTCTTTAATCTTGATTTCCACTTCGGGCTTTTAGATTTCCTTGCGCCCGTTCAAAAATACGCATGGATTGCCGGCAACGGCGCTATGCAGGCCTTTACCATGGCAGGTATTGTAGTGTCTGTAATGTACATGCGATTGAAAGAAAACAAGGATATTCAGCTGCTTTGGATCGGCATGATCCTGTTGGCATTTATCCTGTTTAATCTGGGCATTATTGTAAGGTATTTCAGCGGCGGTATTTCTAAAGCGCATGATACTCCATCGTGGGTGTTTATCTGTACCGGTTTCAGCCTGATTGCCTATGCCTTTTTTGCCTTCCTGGTTGATTTTAAGCATAAATATAAATGGGCCAGCATTATTGAACCGGCAGGCAAGCAAACCTTTACCTGCTACCTGGTGCCGTTCATATTTTATCCCATTTATGAAATGACCAACCTGGGCTATCCCGAATACCTGAGCCAGGGAACAGGCGGGTTGATTAAGTGCTTAATCTTTTCTTTCCTGATGATATGGCTTACAGGCTTGTTAAATAAGATTGGTATTAAGTTGAAGATATAG
- the rsmA gene encoding 16S rRNA (adenine(1518)-N(6)/adenine(1519)-N(6))-dimethyltransferase RsmA codes for MSLVRAKKHLGQHFLTDKNIAARIVNGLRPEQRFNQVLEVGPGMGVLSDILFQHAEYETYLIDIDTESYEYLLKQYPQAASRIINADFLEMDFSSIFKQPFAIIGNFPYNISSQILFKVLDNRQQVVEVVGMFQKEVAERCTAKPGSKEYGILSVFLQAWYTCEYLFTVKAGSFNPPPKVLSGVIRLTRNNIATLDCEEKLFWQVVKAGFNQRRKTLRNALSALINKEKMAEEPLLDLRAERLSVNDFVELTNKITANR; via the coding sequence ATGTCATTAGTCAGAGCCAAAAAACATCTGGGTCAGCATTTTCTGACTGATAAAAATATAGCAGCCCGCATTGTCAACGGCCTGCGCCCCGAACAGCGTTTCAATCAGGTTCTTGAGGTAGGCCCGGGCATGGGTGTGCTCTCTGATATTTTATTCCAGCATGCCGAATATGAAACCTATCTGATCGATATCGACACAGAATCATACGAATACCTGCTGAAGCAATACCCCCAGGCTGCCAGCCGTATCATCAATGCCGATTTTTTGGAGATGGATTTTAGCAGCATATTTAAGCAGCCCTTTGCCATTATCGGTAACTTCCCTTATAATATATCTTCACAGATCTTATTTAAAGTGCTCGACAACCGCCAGCAGGTGGTTGAGGTAGTAGGCATGTTCCAGAAAGAAGTGGCAGAACGCTGCACCGCTAAGCCGGGGAGCAAAGAATACGGAATATTAAGTGTGTTTTTGCAGGCCTGGTATACTTGCGAGTATTTGTTCACGGTAAAAGCAGGATCATTCAACCCGCCACCAAAGGTACTTTCGGGTGTCATCAGGCTTACCCGGAATAATATCGCCACGCTCGACTGTGAGGAGAAGCTTTTTTGGCAGGTGGTAAAGGCAGGCTTTAACCAGCGCAGAAAAACTTTGCGTAATGCACTTTCGGCATTGATCAACAAAGAGAAAATGGCCGAAGAGCCCTTGCTCGATCTTCGGGCTGAACGGCTTTCAGTTAATGATTTTGTGGAACTGACTAACAAGATAACCGCAAACAGGTAG
- the pdxA gene encoding 4-hydroxythreonine-4-phosphate dehydrogenase PdxA — protein MSEKLKIGISIGDVNGIGLEIIIKTLADTRIFDYCTPIVYGHTKVASFHRRLANVHDLNFTVINHPSQAQHKKANLINCWEEDVKIDVGVINETGGKYAFLSLQRATDDLVSGDIDALVTAPINKDNIQNEQFSFPGHTEYLQDRDGAAESLMFLVSDTLRVGVVTGHIPVSKVAESITIGKILAKLKLMNESLKQDFWVRKPKIAVLGLNPHAGDNGLIGIEEQAIINPAIEEARANDILAFGPYPADGFFANGTYLQFDAVLAMYHDQGLIPFKQIAFESGVNFTAGLNFVRTSPDHGTAYDIAGQNKASEVSFREALFTALHIVRHRRENEELNEDPLKFTKLSRDRD, from the coding sequence ATGAGTGAAAAACTAAAAATTGGTATTAGTATAGGCGACGTTAATGGAATTGGTCTTGAGATCATCATTAAAACCTTAGCCGATACCCGAATTTTCGATTATTGCACCCCAATTGTTTACGGGCATACCAAGGTGGCATCGTTCCACCGCCGGCTGGCCAACGTTCATGACCTTAATTTTACGGTGATTAACCATCCTTCGCAGGCGCAGCATAAAAAGGCAAACCTGATTAACTGCTGGGAAGAGGATGTAAAGATTGATGTAGGTGTTATTAATGAAACCGGAGGCAAGTATGCATTCCTGTCTTTACAACGCGCTACCGATGACCTGGTAAGTGGAGATATTGATGCGCTGGTAACGGCACCTATTAATAAAGATAATATCCAGAACGAGCAGTTCAGTTTTCCGGGTCATACCGAATACTTGCAGGATCGTGACGGCGCTGCCGAATCTTTAATGTTTTTGGTGAGCGATACGCTGCGTGTAGGTGTTGTAACCGGGCACATTCCGGTAAGTAAGGTTGCCGAAAGTATTACTATCGGGAAAATATTGGCTAAGTTGAAGCTGATGAACGAATCGCTTAAGCAGGACTTCTGGGTACGAAAACCTAAAATTGCGGTTTTAGGTTTAAATCCTCATGCGGGCGACAATGGCCTGATTGGTATTGAAGAACAAGCAATTATTAACCCTGCTATTGAAGAAGCAAGGGCGAACGATATACTTGCATTTGGCCCATACCCTGCTGATGGCTTTTTTGCCAATGGTACTTACCTGCAGTTTGATGCTGTTTTGGCCATGTACCACGATCAGGGCTTGATTCCGTTTAAACAGATTGCGTTTGAGTCGGGCGTTAACTTTACAGCAGGTTTAAATTTTGTTCGCACCTCGCCGGATCATGGGACAGCTTATGACATTGCCGGGCAAAATAAAGCTTCTGAGGTTTCCTTCCGTGAAGCATTATTTACCGCTTTGCACATTGTTAGGCACCGCCGCGAAAATGAAGAGCTAAACGAGGATCCGTTGAAATTTACTAAGCTAAGCCGCGACAGAGATTAA
- a CDS encoding serine hydrolase: MKIRYSIFLSFFILTAVTANAQQINRSKFITDSLDAYINKALTNWRIPGAAVCIVKDNRIVLMRGYGIKELGVPTKVDQNTLFMIGSNTKAFTATALAMLQEQRKLSLDDKVTKYIPEFKLENSQATQMVTIRDLLCHRIGFGTFQGDFTYWTSNLTRNEVIEKMAHIKPQYPFRTTWGYTNAAFLTAGEIIPRVTGKPWEVYIKENIFAPLGMTNTLALSQDFPKTINKASAHTITDGRLIAIPFPSIDNLAPAGSISSSASDMGKWMMTLLDGGKVGNRQVIPAAAIDATRQAQDIVSAAQGPNGEAYFELYGLGWFLQTYDNKMLIMHDGGVNGYVSSVTLVPSEHLGIVILTNSDQNQLYDALRWEILAAYFKKPFEDYSTKALNRYKVRYDAALQQNMRMRDSLALNPKPALSLNDYTGKYMNDLYGSLTIARGDNNDLEVRFEHHPRMFARLQPLGGNRFYATFSDPEFGKAIFPFTVQNGRVTNLRVKVSDFIEYGAYDFKKQ, encoded by the coding sequence ATGAAAATAAGATACTCCATTTTTTTAAGCTTTTTTATATTAACCGCTGTTACTGCCAATGCACAGCAAATCAACCGCAGCAAATTTATTACCGATAGCCTTGATGCTTACATTAACAAGGCGCTCACCAATTGGCGTATTCCGGGTGCTGCTGTTTGTATTGTGAAAGACAACCGCATTGTATTAATGCGGGGCTACGGGATCAAAGAATTAGGGGTGCCGACCAAGGTAGATCAGAATACCCTTTTTATGATTGGCAGTAACACCAAAGCGTTTACAGCTACAGCCCTTGCCATGCTGCAAGAACAGCGCAAACTTTCGCTTGATGACAAGGTGACCAAATATATTCCGGAGTTTAAGCTGGAGAACAGCCAGGCTACACAAATGGTGACTATACGCGACCTGCTTTGCCACCGCATTGGTTTTGGCACCTTTCAGGGTGATTTTACCTACTGGACAAGCAACCTCACCCGTAACGAGGTGATTGAAAAAATGGCGCACATAAAGCCGCAATACCCCTTCCGTACCACATGGGGCTATACTAATGCCGCCTTTTTAACCGCGGGTGAAATTATTCCGCGTGTTACCGGTAAGCCCTGGGAAGTATATATCAAAGAGAATATTTTTGCTCCGCTGGGTATGACAAATACTTTGGCACTTAGCCAGGATTTCCCAAAGACAATTAATAAAGCATCTGCACATACCATAACCGATGGCAGGCTGATTGCTATTCCGTTCCCTTCTATAGACAACCTTGCTCCGGCAGGTTCTATCAGCTCCTCAGCCAGCGATATGGGCAAATGGATGATGACCTTACTCGACGGCGGAAAGGTTGGCAACAGACAGGTAATACCTGCGGCTGCTATTGATGCCACGCGCCAGGCACAGGATATTGTATCGGCAGCACAAGGGCCAAACGGCGAAGCTTATTTTGAGCTTTACGGCCTTGGCTGGTTCTTGCAGACTTATGATAATAAAATGCTGATAATGCATGATGGTGGCGTAAACGGGTATGTATCATCTGTAACGCTTGTCCCTTCAGAACATTTAGGTATTGTGATACTTACCAACAGCGACCAGAACCAGCTTTATGATGCCCTGCGCTGGGAAATTTTAGCTGCGTACTTTAAAAAGCCTTTTGAAGATTACAGCACTAAGGCCTTAAACCGTTACAAAGTGCGTTATGATGCTGCACTACAACAAAACATGCGCATGCGCGACTCTTTAGCACTTAACCCAAAACCTGCGCTATCACTAAATGATTATACTGGTAAATATATGAACGATCTGTATGGCAGCCTCACTATTGCCCGTGGTGATAATAACGACCTTGAAGTGCGCTTTGAGCATCACCCGCGCATGTTTGCCCGCCTGCAGCCTTTAGGAGGCAACCGCTTTTATGCCACATTTTCGGACCCGGAGTTTGGCAAAGCCATTTTCCCCTTCACTGTACAAAACGGCCGTGTAACCAACCTGCGTGTTAAGGTTTCAGATTTTATTGAATACGGCGCTTATGATTTTAAGAAGCAGTAG
- a CDS encoding serine hydrolase domain-containing protein: MRKLFTSTFIALTGILFIAAHSQSSKSSQPSIDSTIIAKMQQSGMVGLGAAIIIDKKLAWKNGYGFANKEQGTPFTTSTIMNIASVSKTVTGACLMKAVEQGKVSLDENINSYLPFKIINPNFPQEIITLRQLATHTSGLTDRYPFYTDSTYYNGKDSPEALGDFLKNYFVKGGKHYSKENFLAHKPGTYRDYSNIGAALAGYIVELRTGKKLNTYSKQNLFEPLGMHNTSWFLKETNLAKHAALYDKKNDIVAQIPLYGCTTYPDGGVRTTVDDLTSFFICLLNNGNYNGKQVLKESLVKEMLQFQFTEKDKPENVDPAKLNSGLFWATKMGGKRIGHNGSDPGVRTFMLSDLDRHIAVILFVNTSLEEKDEDKFFEIYNILYNYGLTLAKGKAE, encoded by the coding sequence ATGAGAAAATTATTTACCAGTACTTTCATTGCGTTAACTGGAATATTATTCATAGCAGCGCATAGTCAATCGAGTAAAAGTAGCCAGCCATCAATAGACAGTACGATTATTGCTAAAATGCAGCAAAGCGGCATGGTGGGGCTTGGTGCTGCTATTATCATAGATAAAAAACTGGCCTGGAAGAATGGTTATGGCTTTGCCAACAAGGAACAGGGAACTCCTTTTACCACATCAACGATAATGAACATTGCCTCGGTCAGCAAAACCGTTACCGGTGCCTGCCTGATGAAAGCCGTTGAGCAGGGTAAAGTGAGTTTGGATGAAAATATCAACAGCTACCTGCCTTTTAAGATTATTAATCCGAACTTTCCGCAAGAAATCATCACCTTGCGCCAGCTGGCTACCCATACCTCCGGGCTTACAGACCGTTATCCGTTTTACACAGACAGTACTTATTATAATGGAAAAGATTCACCTGAAGCATTGGGAGATTTTTTGAAAAACTACTTTGTTAAAGGCGGTAAACATTACAGCAAAGAAAACTTTTTAGCCCATAAGCCCGGCACCTACCGCGATTATTCGAACATTGGGGCTGCATTGGCAGGATACATTGTTGAACTACGAACAGGGAAAAAATTAAACACTTACAGCAAGCAAAATCTTTTCGAACCACTTGGCATGCATAATACCAGTTGGTTTTTAAAAGAAACAAATCTGGCTAAGCACGCCGCGCTCTATGATAAAAAGAATGACATTGTTGCTCAAATACCATTATATGGCTGCACCACTTACCCCGATGGCGGTGTGCGCACAACGGTGGATGATTTAACCAGCTTTTTTATCTGCTTGTTGAACAATGGGAACTACAACGGAAAACAGGTTTTAAAAGAAAGTTTGGTTAAGGAAATGCTGCAATTCCAGTTCACAGAAAAAGATAAGCCCGAAAATGTAGACCCGGCTAAGCTTAATTCGGGATTGTTTTGGGCAACTAAAATGGGCGGAAAGCGTATCGGGCATAATGGTTCTGACCCTGGTGTGCGCACCTTTATGCTGTCTGACCTGGACAGGCATATCGCCGTAATATTATTCGTTAATACTTCATTAGAAGAGAAGGATGAAGATAAGTTCTTTGAGATCTATAATATCCTGTACAACTACGGACTTACACTTGCGAAAGGTAAAGCTGAGTAG
- a CDS encoding response regulator codes for MNKLRTIIVDDHPIVIEGLKTLLQHEDNLELAGGFNNGAETLEYLKANTVDLILLDITLPDVNGIDLCQEVKQESPETMILILSNHTQRSIIMRAIQNGANGYLLKNSSLDELRHCISEAVTGNICYSRDVMEIMSKPSKNELQGAPQLTRREKQILALLAQGKTSLVIGEELFLSPLTVDTHRRNLIQKFEVKNVAELIMVATQQQLL; via the coding sequence ATGAATAAGTTACGTACCATTATTGTAGATGATCACCCCATAGTAATTGAAGGACTAAAAACACTGCTGCAGCACGAGGATAATCTTGAACTGGCTGGCGGGTTTAACAATGGTGCCGAGACTTTGGAATATTTAAAAGCCAATACCGTTGACCTGATTTTACTTGATATTACTTTGCCTGATGTAAACGGCATCGATCTGTGCCAGGAGGTTAAACAAGAGTCGCCCGAGACCATGATCTTAATATTGAGTAACCACACCCAACGAAGTATCATTATGCGGGCCATACAGAATGGAGCGAATGGCTACCTGCTTAAAAATAGCTCGTTAGATGAGTTGAGGCATTGCATCAGTGAGGCGGTTACAGGTAACATTTGTTATAGCAGGGATGTGATGGAGATCATGAGCAAGCCATCGAAGAATGAGTTGCAAGGGGCGCCTCAGCTTACCCGCCGCGAAAAACAAATACTGGCGCTACTGGCTCAAGGAAAAACCAGCCTTGTTATTGGCGAAGAGCTTTTTTTAAGCCCGCTTACCGTGGACACCCATCGCCGTAACCTGATACAGAAGTTTGAAGTTAAAAACGTAGCCGAGCTGATTATGGTCGCCACGCAGCAGCAGCTTTTATAG
- a CDS encoding sensor histidine kinase: MKKIVPILLLFAVAFKSFAQQQVPLDEKRYTDSLQAILKSTRADSSKANASFALVEYWKFKDTVKSKSYLEEGKKFSLHTPYYKALAYFFEGQYYFNWNHPKASVAFKKAEEALAKFQTPAAYAKRAAALYNYAIMNKDAKGYDFITRITLDKVIPIAEKTGNPATLAFYYTQLSTILMNNYQFAKARSYNQKAIELLEKGKPNTTNLLFAYLSGVSINCYDSQPGQAKVLLKKAQDLLKPFPGSLNYTLYYNNEALYNETIKDYNSALISVDKGIVLAKKYNQTQLYQQFLFRKYEILTQQKQYAKARQILLDIVKEGTLIANSNDRAAVFLELAKANENLKDYKEAYTWLNKSRTISDSISKSQTELKINELETKYRSAENQKKITLLQSQNKQTALIIKNERLYKWLLGSVCLLLVIILFVVILNARNIRKLAEQKEINHRQQLHEMEQREQLKVIKAMLDGEEHERERVARDLHDGLGGMLAGVKIGLSGWSNNQESVSQDKDLHRIIGQLDTSVAELRRIARNMVPESLLKFGLEVALKDLCEFHMSDRLHITFESFDLGKTIALNVQLNIYRIVQELISNAIKHAQASNIILQCSQNANTVFITFEDDGVGFDTAILANKKGMGIDNLRNRIAFLKGKFEIISAPGEGTIINIELNTIADE; this comes from the coding sequence ATGAAAAAGATAGTCCCTATACTGTTATTATTTGCAGTTGCATTTAAATCGTTTGCACAACAACAGGTTCCGCTTGATGAAAAAAGATATACCGATAGCCTGCAAGCTATCTTAAAAAGCACGCGGGCAGATAGTTCAAAAGCTAATGCAAGTTTTGCGCTGGTAGAATACTGGAAGTTTAAGGACACTGTAAAAAGTAAATCCTACCTGGAAGAAGGAAAGAAGTTCTCGCTCCATACACCTTATTATAAAGCGTTAGCCTATTTCTTTGAAGGGCAGTACTACTTTAACTGGAACCACCCGAAAGCATCGGTAGCTTTTAAAAAAGCCGAAGAGGCGCTTGCTAAATTTCAAACCCCGGCAGCTTATGCTAAACGCGCGGCCGCTTTGTACAACTATGCCATCATGAACAAGGATGCTAAAGGATACGACTTTATTACCCGTATTACTTTAGATAAGGTTATCCCTATTGCAGAAAAGACAGGCAACCCGGCAACACTTGCTTTCTATTATACCCAACTGTCTACCATACTGATGAATAATTATCAGTTTGCAAAGGCACGATCTTATAACCAGAAAGCCATAGAGCTTTTGGAAAAAGGCAAGCCTAATACAACCAACCTGTTATTTGCCTACCTGAGCGGAGTGAGTATTAATTGTTACGATAGCCAGCCCGGACAGGCAAAAGTTTTGTTAAAGAAGGCACAGGATTTACTAAAACCCTTCCCCGGGTCATTAAACTATACTTTATATTATAACAACGAAGCTTTATATAATGAAACCATTAAAGATTATAACAGCGCTTTAATAAGTGTGGACAAAGGCATTGTATTGGCAAAAAAGTATAACCAAACGCAGCTTTATCAGCAATTTCTTTTTCGTAAGTATGAGATCCTTACTCAGCAAAAACAATATGCCAAAGCCCGTCAGATACTGCTGGATATAGTTAAAGAAGGTACGCTCATCGCCAATAGTAATGACAGGGCAGCGGTATTTCTGGAGTTAGCGAAAGCCAATGAAAATTTAAAAGATTATAAAGAGGCCTACACCTGGCTAAATAAAAGCCGCACCATATCTGACAGCATCAGTAAAAGCCAAACCGAGCTAAAGATAAACGAACTGGAGACGAAATATAGAAGCGCTGAAAACCAGAAAAAGATCACTTTATTACAATCGCAGAATAAGCAAACGGCACTGATCATTAAAAACGAACGCTTGTACAAATGGCTGCTGGGATCTGTATGTCTGCTCTTGGTAATTATTCTGTTTGTAGTGATACTTAACGCCCGTAACATCCGGAAACTGGCAGAGCAAAAGGAAATAAACCACCGCCAACAACTGCATGAAATGGAGCAACGTGAGCAGTTAAAGGTGATTAAGGCCATGCTTGACGGTGAAGAACACGAGCGCGAACGTGTGGCCAGGGATTTGCATGACGGCCTGGGCGGAATGCTTGCCGGGGTTAAGATCGGCCTTTCAGGCTGGAGCAATAACCAGGAAAGCGTATCGCAGGATAAGGATCTGCACCGTATCATTGGTCAGCTGGATACTTCGGTAGCAGAGCTAAGGCGTATTGCCCGCAACATGGTACCAGAAAGCCTTTTAAAATTCGGGCTTGAAGTGGCATTGAAAGATCTGTGCGAGTTTCATATGAGCGACAGGCTGCACATTACTTTCGAGTCGTTCGACCTGGGCAAAACCATTGCCTTAAATGTTCAGTTAAATATTTACCGCATTGTGCAGGAACTGATCTCCAATGCTATAAAACATGCACAGGCCAGCAACATTATATTACAATGCAGCCAGAATGCAAACACCGTTTTTATAACATTTGAAGATGACGGAGTAGGGTTTGACACCGCCATACTTGCCAATAAAAAAGGTATGGGAATTGATAACCTGAGAAACAGAATTGCTTTTCTGAAAGGGAAGTTCGAGATCATATCAGCACCCGGTGAGGGAACTATTATTAACATTGAGCTTAACACCATAGCAGATGAATAA